Part of the Halobaculum halobium genome, CTTCCGACCACGCTGGAACGGTCGCGGCGAGTTAGGCCCGGTGCATCCGTACCGCGAGCTATGCCCGAGCATGTACTGATCCCGTACGAGGGCTCGCCCTTGGCACACCGCGCGCTGCGGTACGCCTGCAGCGAGTTCGCCGACAGCCGGATCACCGTCCTCTACGTCGTCGACGAACGCACCGACGACACGGCGTCAGCCGGGTGGGGTGACCATCCCGGACAGTGGGAAGAGTGGCTCACCGAGCGTCGCGAGCACGCGACGGACCTGTTCGCCGACGCCGAGGCTGTCGCTGCGGAGTACGGCGTGTCGATCGAAACCGCCGTCGCCGTCGGCCGCGTCTCCGAGATGACTCTCGCGGTCGCCGACGAGTACGGTGTCGACCTGATCGTGGTCGGCGCGCACAGTCGATCCCGGTTCGCGGAGTTCCTCATCGGCGACGTTGCCCGCGCACTTGTCCGCCGCTCGCCGATTCCGGTCACGACCGTCCGCGAACACGGCGAGTGACGGCCCGGCCCGCGGCCGGACCGGCCGGTGTCCGAACCTGCCCGCGACCACGTCGACGCGGCGATCCGGTCCCAGGCGGCGTCACTCGGGGAGATCGTGGAGGAACGTCTGGAACTCCGCCGCGCGGCCGTCCGGGTCGTCGGCGAAGAACTGGTAGATGTCGTACCGTCCGTTCACGTGCGGCTGCTCGCGGGCGGCGTCGCCGACGCGGTCGTGCGCCCGGTCGACGCCAGCGCGGTCGGAGTACACGAACGTGAGGATCCCCTCGCTCGCTGCGTCGCCGTGGTCCGCGTCGTCGCCCGCGTCGTCGGCGTCACAGAAGCCGAATCGGAAGTCGCCGCGCTCGAGGATCGTACAGCCGGGTTGTTCGAGCCACACGTCCGCGTCGGCGACCTCGCGGTACCAGTCGACGACGCGCTTGCGGTCGGCGGTGCGAAAGAAGACGATGCCAGAAGGGCGGGACATACCGCGTCGCTCGCCCGCCGACGTGGAATAGGTTTCGTGAGTCGCTTACTCGCGGGCCCGCTCGATCACGTCGCGGAACTCCTCCGCGCGCTCGGTGATCGCGTCGAACTCGCCCGCCTCGACGAGGTCGCGGTCGACGAGCGCGGAGCCGGCGCCGACGCAGACCGCGCCCGCCTCGATGTAGTCGGCGGCGTTGTCCGGGGAGACGCCGCCGGTGGGCATGATTTCCAAGTGGCCGAGCGGTCCCTTCAGCGCTGCCACGTGATCGGGGCCGACAGTCTTAGCGGGGAACACCTTCACCAGGTCGGCGCCCGCCTCGTACGCGTTCACGGCCTCGGTCGGCGTCATCACGCCCGGGGCGCACAGCACGCCGTAGCGGTTGCACGTCTCGACGACGCCCTCGTCGAAGGAGGGGCAGACGACGAACTCCGCGCCGGCGGCGATCGCCGCGCGGGCCGTCTCGCTGTCGAGGACGGTGCCCGCGCCGACGAGCGCGTCGTCGCCCAACGCCTCGGAGAGGGTCGCGATCATGTCCGTCGCGCCGGCAGTGTCGGCGGTGACTTCCAGGGCGGTGACGCCGCCGGCGACGAGCGCCTCCGCGGTGTCGACGACGGTCTCCGGCTGTGCGCCCCGTAGGACGGCGACGACGCCAGACTCGCGCATCGCGGCGAACGCATCGGTGGTACTCATACACGAGTGAACTTCCCCGCGAAGAATAAAACCGATCGGTGGGACGGCCGGGATTCCTCGGTTGGAGGGCCACGGTCCCGTGGCCCGATGGGCGCGAGGCCGGCGTCCGAACGCGACGCAGAAGCCGGTGATGACGGCCTCGGACTACTCCCCGCGCGGCACCGCAGCCGCGCCCACTGCGAACGCGACGCCCGCCAGCGCCGCGAGGATCGCGAGGTTCGCAGTCGCGCCGAGGCCCGCGATCCCGCCGGACTCGGGCGTCGCGAACGTGAGCGCGCGGACGCCGCGCGAGAAGTACGTGAGCGGCGAGAGGTTCACCGCCGGGAGGAACCACTCCGGCAGCAACTCGGGGGAGACGAACGTGTCCGAGAGGAACAACAGCGGGAGTGCGATCGAGTTCGAGGCGGCGATGACGCCGTCCTGCGTGTCTGACACGCGCCCGAGCACCGAGCCGACGCCACAGAACAGCACGACCCCGACGACGATGAACGGCACCAGGAAGAGCAGATCCGCGGAGATGGGAATGGTCGCGCCGGTGACGAGGACGACAAGCGCGAACACCAGCAGCGATGCGACGCCGATGACGCCGACGTTGACGAGCGTGTGCGCCAGCAGCCACTCGGCGCGCGTCAGCGGCGTCGTCGCCAACTTCTCGAAGCGGTGACCGTCGCGGTGGCGCGCGATCTCGGAGCCGACTCGAGACAGCGGCGTGAACAGGACGACGGTCGCGAGATAGCCGGGGAGATAGTAGGCGTCAGGCTGAGAGAACAGCCCGCCACCGCCCGGTTGGGTGCGCACGAGCACGCCGAAGATCAGCACGAGCAGTAGCGGGAAGAAGAACGTGAAGAACACCGCAGTCCGGCGACGGAGGAACGAGCGCGTCGCCGCGAGCGTCTCCGCGCGGATCCGCCCGGCGCGACTCACCGCTCCGCCCCCGTTGCCCCCGCCGCGTCACCGGCGGATGCGCCCGCGCCAGTCGCGCCCGCGTCGACCTCGGCGTCGGCGCGGTCGACCGCGCTCGCGCCGGGGGTGAACGCGCCCTCGAACGTCTCGCCGGTCAAGCGGAGATACACGTCCTCCAGAGTCGGTTCGGTCCACGTGAGGGATTCGTAGTCGACATCGGCGTCCGCGAGCGCGGTCACCGCGTTCGCCAGATCCGACGGCGTCACGTCGCCGAGGACCAACTCGTCGGCGCCGACGTCGACGGCGAACCCCGCCGAACGGAGTGGCTCGGCGCCGGCGTCCACGTCGGGGCCGGCGATCACGAGGCGGGCGGGCCCGCCGTACTCGGCGACGAGGTCGGCGGGCGTGCCGACGGCGACGAGCGCGCCGTCGCGAAGCAGGCCGACGCGGTCAGCGAGTCGTTCCACCTCTTCCATCGAGTGACTGGTGAGAAAGACGGTGACACCGCCGTCCGCGAGCGACTCGACGAGGCCCCACAGCGACCGCCGGCCCGCGGGGTCGATGCCGGTGGTCGGCTCGTCGAGAAACAGCACGTCCGGGTCGTTGACGAGCGCAGTGGCGACGCACGCGCGGCGCTTCTGTCCCCCCGAGAGCTTCTCGTACCACGTGTCGGCGTCGTCGGCCAGCCCAACGTCCGCGAGCACGTCGTCGACCGGGCGCGACTCGTCGTACAGGCCGCCGTAGTAGGCGACCAGTTCCCGGGCGGTGAGACGCTCGGGCGGGCCGAACTCTTGGGGGAGCAACCCGACGCGCGAGCGGTCCGACTCGCGGGTGGGACCGTCGAACAGTTCCAGGCTCCCCTCGGCGTCGATCGTCCCGGTGAGCGCGCGCACGAGCGTCGTCTTGCCCGCCCCGTTCGGGCCGATCAGCCCGAACACCTCCCCCTCGCGGACGTCGAGCGAGACGCCGTCGAGCGCGACCGTCCCGTCGTAGGACTTGCGCGCGTCGACGGCGCGTACGGCCGTCTCGTCGTTCATACTGTCCGGTCGGGGCGTCGCGGAAGTAAGGGTGCCGAAGGCGGCCTCGCCAGCGGCGATCCGCTACGTCCGGTTACCACTCGACAGCACGCGTCGCGAACAGCGAGACGCCGACAGCCCAGCGGACGACCGCGGCGGCGACGACGACGGCCGCCGCAGCCGTCGGGTCGATCCCCGTTCCGACGAGCCACTCGTGACACGTCCGGAGCACCCCCGTGGGCGAGAGCGTCGCGCCGAGCGCGAGGAAGCCGCCGAGTTCGCCCGCGAGCGCGTCGCGAACGGGGGCCGTCCGCGCCGCACGGTCGACCCACGGCTCGATCGGTCCCCCCGACATACCGGGTCGGTTGTGGAACCACCGGACATAATTCCGTCGCCGAAATAATCGATTTCAATACTGCGAGCGGGCCGTGCGCAGGGAACGGTCGGTCGACGGTCACGGTGGAGGTCCGCGCCGTCGAAGCCGTGCCACCGCGCGCCGAGGGCGGGAAAGCCTCTTGAGCCCGCTCCCTCATGCGATCGACGTGACCGACGACCCCTCCCCGGATCCGCCCCCGCACGTCCAGCGCGCGGCGGTCCGCGACGGCTACGACGGCATGGCGGCGGCGTACTCGCGCGAGCGCGACGCGCCGGAGGCGCCGCTCGTGGCGTCGTTTCTCGACCCGTTGGACGACGGCGACCGCCTCCTCGACGCCGGCTGCGGGCAGGGGACGCCGGTGTTGAACCGCGTTCCGGCCGGCGTCGACGCCGTCGGGGTCGACCTCTCGACCTCGATGCTCGGCCTCGCCCGCCAGCGGGCCGACGCGGCGCTGGTCCGGGGCGACCTGACGCGGCTCCCGGTCGCGGCGGACGCCGTCGACGCCGTCACCGCACTCCACTCGGTGATCCACGTCCCGGTGTCCGAGCACCCGGCGGTCTTCCAAGAGTTCGCCCGCGTGCTCCGCCCGGGCGGTCGACTCTACCTCACGGCGGCCACGGGCGAAGACGGCTGGTCGGGCGCGAACGAGGATTGGCTCGGCTCGGGCGAGCTGATGGCGTGGTCGTTCCCCGGCATCGACCGGACCCGCGGTCAGCTTCGCGAGGCCGGCTTCCGGGTGACAGCCGAGCGCGTGCTCGACGATACTGTTGCGGACGACGACGACGGCGGCGCATGGACCCATCTGTTCGCGCGACTCGCGAAGGAGTGATCCCGCCGCACGGCGTCAAAGCACGGGCTGACCCGCTGAGGTCGGTTGCAGCCGCTTCTCAGGCCGTCGCGCCCACGCGGTCGCCCACGGACTCGACGATGGCGTCCACGTCGAACTCGTCGGACTCCTTGTCGAAGACGACATCGCCGTCCGCACGGACCTCGAAGATCCCGGCGTCGCCGGTGACGAGCGACACCGAGTCGACCTCCATACCGAACTCCTCGAGGATCGCAGTCTGGACGGTCTGTGCGCGCTCCAGCATCCCGCAGGGGACGCAGTACTCGATCTCGACGTCGGTCATGCGACCCCGGCTACGGACTCCGACGGCCTAAGTCCGACGCCCGATTCGCTATCGAGGCCGCTGATGGCGACGGTCGCCGGTCGCGCCGGACGGCGACGCTTCCAGCTCGGGGACCGACTCTGCAGTGCCCCTCGCAGTGATCCCAAGTGAAGCTGAGTCGACCGGGTTCCTCAGGCCGAGTCACTGACTCCCCACGTGATCCGGTCCCATAACCGCTCGTAACTGTAGTACGTCGCCGTCTTCACCACGTTCGCAACGAGCCCGATGTTCACCGCGTCGTTCACGTCGCCGACGACGGCCCAGGCGACGAGCACCGTGATCACGACCATCAGTGCACGGTAACAGAGCGTCTTGACGACCGCGCGTTTCCTGTGTTGGAGCGGCGACCGCGGGAGCGTGAGACGCGCCATATTCTCTTACACGACTCCAAGTGTATAACCACTAATGATTTCATATCCGGACAACGTAACTGGAAAGAGTTGTTCTCCGGGGCCGTCGCTCACCGGAGCAGATCGACGCCCGGACGCCACCACAACAGCGCGACCGTGACGACGAACACGAGCGTCGACGGCCCGTAACCGATCCCGGCGATCGCCGCGGCGACGAACGCACCGCCGCCGACGAGCGATGCGGCCACGCCCGCCAGGATCGGAAGCGAGCACGACAGACACGAGAACAGGCCGAGCACGCCCGCGACGCCCGAGCCGCCGGCATCGACGACCGCACCGTACAGGAGGTACGCCAGCGCGCCGTAGCCGAGCACCTTCGCGGGCATGAGCACCGCGGCGGCGACGCCGACGTTGACGATGAGCGCCGGTCCCCACCCAGGCGGGAGCAACGCCAACTCCACGCCCGGCGTCGTCCGCGGCGGCGCGACGCCGACGACGCCGCCGAAGACGGCGAGCAGCAGCGCGTAGCCGACGGCGACGACGATCGCGCGACGGCGCGTCTTCGCATCTCCGGCCGGTGGTCGATAGCGCGCGCCCACGACGAGCGCGAGGTTCACCCAGATCAGCCCGTACAGCGTGAACAGCGGGGAGGAGACGCTGGCGTTCGTGAACAGGAAGTACGCGACGACGGCCGCGAGTTCGACGTTGACCGCCAGCGCCGCGACGAGCAGGTCGCGACGGGAGACAGACAGGTCGACGCCGGCCAGTGGAAACGTGCCCGTGCTCATGATGGGGAGGGACCTTGCAGGGGGTTACAGCGCGAGCGCGTCGACGACGACGGCGAGCAGGACGACCCCGAGGTAGGCGTTGGATGCGTGGAACGCCCGGAACGCCGCTGCCTCGTCGCGTTCGTAGTGGAGGCGCACGATCGCCCAGAGGAACACGGCGCCGACGGCGACGCCGGCGAGGGCGTACAGCCAGTCGAGGCGGCCGAGGCCGACCATGGCGGCCGCGACCGCGAGCGTCGCGCCGAAGTACCAGACGATGTGACGCCGCGTCGCCGTCTCCCCCCGGACGACGGGCATCATCGGGAAGCCGCCGCGCTCGTAGTCGTCCTTGTACGCGAGCGCGAGGTTGTAGAAGTGCGCCGGCGTCCAGAGGAAGATGAGCGCCGCCAGCGCGATCCCGCCGACGCCGATCTCGCCGGTGACGGCGGCCCACCCGATGAGCGCGGGGAGCGCTCCCGCGGCGCCACCGATGACCGTGTTCTGGACCGTGTTCGGCTTCAGCACGAGGGTGTACACGACCGAGTAGAACACGATCGCGACGAACCCGAGGACGGCCGCGAGGGGGTTCACCCACGCGAACAGTCCCACCGAGATCACGGTGAGAAGCAGGCCGAACGCAACAGCGTTGCGAACCGAAACCAGGTCGACCGCGAGCGGCCGGTCGCTCGTGCGTTGCATCCGGCGATCGATGTCGCGTTCGAACACGTGATTGAACGTGCCCGAAGCGCCGATGGAGAGGGCGCCCCCGGCGAGGGTCGCCGCGACGACCGGCACCGAGAGCCCGGGGCCGCCGGCCAGTGCCATCGCCGCGCTGGCGACGAGACACAGCAGCCACATCAGCCGCGGCTTCATCAGCCGGAAGTACGCCGCCGCCGTCAGCCGCGCCCGCCGAACCGGGTCCGCGCGCCAGGAGGGGACCGGCGGGCGGTCCTCGGAGGTGAGCGGCTCGGCTGCCGGCTCGGGACCGCCGGGGGCGACCGCGGGGTCGTCGTCCGGGTCGCCCGTCCGGTCTTCCAGTTCCCACGCGAGCGCCGCGAGCAAGCCGAAGAACACCGCCAGTCCGCCCGCGAGGTGGACCGCCGACAGCGCAACCGGCACACCGGCGACGACCGCGAGCGTCTGGCGACCGCCGGTCGCGACGTACGCGCCCAGCAGCGATTGAGCCGGGTACAGGAGGAACGCGCCGACAAGGGGAGCCGCGACCCGGCGACTCGGGCGTGCGCGCCAGGCCGCGACGCCAGTCGCGAGCACGAGCACCCCGACGGCGACCGCCACGGCCCGGTGTCCGAGCGCGACCCAGCCGGCCGGCTCGGTCGGAAGCCCGAACCCGTTCCCGCAGGCCGGCCACGCTGTGCACGCCGTTGCGGCGTCCGTGACTGCCGTGGTCGCCCCCACCACGAGCAGCAGATACACGCCCATCGCGCTGGCCGCGAGCAGGGCCGGGAACCGCTTCGATATCACTGTCAGACCTTGCGACCCGCCACATATCAACCCCGCGCTTTCCAGGTTCAGCGGGTCACCGAGGGCCCGGCTCAACGGGGGGGGGCGCGGAACTGCAGCGCCCGATCGCCCTCTCTCGAGCGAGTCGCCGCCATCCGGTGTTTCGAGCGACAACAGTAGGTATTTACGTGGCCTGCGCCAACCGCGAGTGTAATGACGCGTACGCGACTGGGGAGCCTGCTGGTCGGGCTCGCCGGGTTGATGCTGTTCGCGACGCCGGTCGCGGCACAGGCATCGACGACGGCCGAGCTGATCAACGGCTTGAACACCGATCTGTTGTACGTCGCGGTTCCGATCACGCTGCTCGTCGAGATCATTCTCATCTACACCGTCCTGAAGTTCAAGGACAGCGACGAACCGGCCCCGACGCGGGAGAACCGGCGCCTCGAGATCACGTGGACGGTCGCGACGGCGGTTATCCTCCTGTTCGTCGGCGTCGCCTCGTACGGCGTGCTGGCGAACCCCGACGTGACCTACACGGGCGGCCCCGAGGAGATCGACGCCGCAGACGGCGACGTGCACGTCGAGGCCGTCGCCTACCAGTGGAACTGGCGGATGAACTACCAGACCTCGAACATCAGCGAGTTGACCGCGAGCGACGTCGACACGTCGATCGTACCGCAAGCCGACGGGGTCGAGGGACCGGTGATAGTCGTTCCAGAGGGCCAGGACCTGTACTTCACCACCGCCTCTGACGACGTGATCCACGGCTTCAGCGTGCCCGCGCTCGGGCTGAAGCAGGACGCCGTCCCCGGCCAGACGAACACGCTCAAGACCGTCGCACAGGAGACCGGGACCTACCAGGGCTACTGTACCGAGTACTGCGGCGTCGCGCACTCCAACATGTACTTCACGGTAATCGTCGTCGAGCAGGGCACCTACGACGAGTTCGTCGACAGCCAGACCGCCTCGGGCGACGAGAGCGCCTCGCTGGCCACGCCGGCTGGCCTCGGCGCCTAATCGACCGAATCTCCCCGTTCCGTCGGTCGCTTCGCGTTCCGTAATTCCGTTTTATCGGGGGCTCCGTTGGCTCCCAGTTCCGTTCTGTTCACGACTCCGTTCGTTCCGCGGAGTCCTCCCGTCGAGCCGTCGATCCCCGGAGACGCAGCCCTCTGTGTCGCCCCCGCGTTCAAGTCGCTGGTGACCGTACGGTCGACCATGCGCGACGAGGCGGAGATCAGAGAGCAGTACGAGTATCTCGCCGAGCAGTTGGACTCCGAGGAGATGCGCCACGAGGGGGTCAGACAGCTGTTCACGCATTATAAACGCGCGCTCGGGTGGGCACTCGAAGAAGAGCACATGTGAGCGTTCGACCCGCCCGGTAGTTTTATCGCGATACCGAAGGTAGCGATCGGTGACGCTTCGTCTGGAGGGCCGAAGCGTCAGCGGGGACCGATCCGGGCGGCGCGCCGCGGGGGTTTCCGCGGCGCGCCCCCGTTCGTTCTCAACGCCCGCAAAGCTACGTCGCGAGCGGCCGCCACGGTAGGTTCACCGAGCCAACAACGAAGGCAGCGGAGCGTGGCTCCCCGAGCGGCTCACTCGACGCTGAACCCGGAGTCAGCGGCGGCCTCGTCGTCGCCGTCTGCCCACTCGATCTCGAACTCGACGCTCAGTTCGTCGGGTCCCGACCCGGTCTCGCGCTCGGCTTTCACCTCGAACGTCGCGGTCGCTGGGACGGTCATCGCCACCGAGTCGCCGCCGCCTGCGAGCGTGAGCTCGCCGTCGGATTCGAGCTTCGTGGCGACTTCACGGAGGTGAGCGGCGATCTCGGAGCGGTCCTGACGAGTTTCGGATTTGAACAGCACTTCTTCGGGCATGGTACACCAGTCGTCGGGCGCAGCAAAAAACCAGTCGGCCGGGTCGTCCGCCCCACCGGGCGGTTCACATCGCCGAGACGACCCACGGTCGGCGCACGAACGCGACCGACTGAACGGTGGGTTCACATCCGTGATATGATCGGGAAAGCATCCGTTTATCTACACTACTACCGTCTGGTCCACAGGTCCACAAGTGTGCGCCTCACGTGCGAACGAAGCGATTCTCTCCGCCGGTACGTTTATTTCAATCGAGCAGTAACAGTTTTCCCGACATTACCGATGTACGATCTAACGGGGTTTCAGCGCGATCTCATGTACGTGATCGCCGGGCAAGAAGAGCCGCACGGGCTGGCGATCAAAGAGGAGTTGGAGGACTACTACGAGAAGGAGATCCACCACGGTCGCCTGTACCCCAACCTCGACACGCTCGTCGAGAAGGGCCTCGTCGAGAAGGGCCAACGCGACAAGCGAACCAACTTCTACACGCTCACGCGTCGCGGCCGCCGGGAGATCGAGGCCCGCCGCGAGTGGGAGGGGCGCTACGTCGACCTGGAGTGAGCCGAGGCCGGTCCCGTCAGGCCCGAGGTGATCGACGCCCGCTGATCGCCAACGGCTGGATCACGCATCGTCAGACGAGTCCTCGGGTGTCGGCTCGCCCGGTTTCTCGGCTCCATGGGGCCCGCTACCGTCTTCGACAGCGGCCGGGGCCGAACCCGGATCAGACGACACAGCACGGGGCTCCTCGTCCGTGAGGTATGTGGGGTCAACCGCGTACGGCCGGAGCGGCTCCCCGGCGAGTAGTTCCGGGAAGACGATCCGAACGAAGTGCACGATTAACACGAGGAGGACCGGCATGAGGAAGATGCCGTACCAGCCGAACAGCAGCGGTCCGAGCGTGTACGCGAGCATCACCGCCCCGACGTGTAGCGAGCGCCCAGAGACGTACGGGCGCAACACGAGGTCGGGGATCGTGTCGACGATGATTAACGAGGCGAGCGCGAACACCAAGACGAACGCCAGCCCGCCGGAGACGTCGTTCACAACCGCACGGACCGCCATGAACCCTGTGACCGGGAAGTACACCAGCTTCATCCCGACGATGGGGATCAAACTCGCAACGCCCGCGAGCAGCCCGACCAGTCCGGCCGCCGGGATGGCGCCGCCGTCGGGCGCGAACACGTTGAGCACCGAGTAAACGATCACGGCGATCGTGCCGGTGACGATCGCGTTGAGGATGTTCCCGAAGAAGATCGACTTCAGGTCGCGGTCGACCGCGAGTCCGTACGCGTCGACGATCCCTCCCTGGTCGGTGAAGCGAACGAGGTAGCGACCGAGCCGACCGCCGTCGCGCAGCAGGTAGAACGCGACCGCCAGCATGACGAAGAGGTGGATCGCGCCGGTGCCGAGAAACGCGACGGTGTCCGCCGCCTGCGCCAGCGAATTCAGGGTCCCACTGACCGTGTCGATCGTGACGTACCGCTGCCAGTCGACCGCCGCGATCTGCGACGGATCGGTCAACATGTCGAGCGTCTCCTCAGTGAACGGAAGCTGGTCGAGGTAGCCGTTTCCGGCGATGTCGAGCTCGCGGATCTGATTGGCGACGATGAGTAGGGCGTACCCCGCAAGCAGCAGCGCCGGGAGCGTCA contains:
- a CDS encoding ABC transporter ATP-binding protein yields the protein MNDETAVRAVDARKSYDGTVALDGVSLDVREGEVFGLIGPNGAGKTTLVRALTGTIDAEGSLELFDGPTRESDRSRVGLLPQEFGPPERLTARELVAYYGGLYDESRPVDDVLADVGLADDADTWYEKLSGGQKRRACVATALVNDPDVLFLDEPTTGIDPAGRRSLWGLVESLADGGVTVFLTSHSMEEVERLADRVGLLRDGALVAVGTPADLVAEYGGPARLVIAGPDVDAGAEPLRSAGFAVDVGADELVLGDVTPSDLANAVTALADADVDYESLTWTEPTLEDVYLRLTGETFEGAFTPGASAVDRADAEVDAGATGAGASAGDAAGATGAER
- a CDS encoding amphi-Trp domain-containing protein, with protein sequence MPEEVLFKSETRQDRSEIAAHLREVATKLESDGELTLAGGGDSVAMTVPATATFEVKAERETGSGPDELSVEFEIEWADGDDEAAADSGFSVE
- a CDS encoding bifunctional 4-hydroxy-2-oxoglutarate aldolase/2-dehydro-3-deoxy-phosphogluconate aldolase, with the protein product MSTTDAFAAMRESGVVAVLRGAQPETVVDTAEALVAGGVTALEVTADTAGATDMIATLSEALGDDALVGAGTVLDSETARAAIAAGAEFVVCPSFDEGVVETCNRYGVLCAPGVMTPTEAVNAYEAGADLVKVFPAKTVGPDHVAALKGPLGHLEIMPTGGVSPDNAADYIEAGAVCVGAGSALVDRDLVEAGEFDAITERAEEFRDVIERARE
- a CDS encoding universal stress protein; protein product: MPEHVLIPYEGSPLAHRALRYACSEFADSRITVLYVVDERTDDTASAGWGDHPGQWEEWLTERREHATDLFADAEAVAAEYGVSIETAVAVGRVSEMTLAVADEYGVDLIVVGAHSRSRFAEFLIGDVARALVRRSPIPVTTVREHGE
- a CDS encoding PadR family transcriptional regulator, translated to MYDLTGFQRDLMYVIAGQEEPHGLAIKEELEDYYEKEIHHGRLYPNLDTLVEKGLVEKGQRDKRTNFYTLTRRGRREIEARREWEGRYVDLE
- a CDS encoding VOC family protein — encoded protein: MSRPSGIVFFRTADRKRVVDWYREVADADVWLEQPGCTILERGDFRFGFCDADDAGDDADHGDAASEGILTFVYSDRAGVDRAHDRVGDAAREQPHVNGRYDIYQFFADDPDGRAAEFQTFLHDLPE
- a CDS encoding DUF2061 domain-containing protein, translating into MARLTLPRSPLQHRKRAVVKTLCYRALMVVITVLVAWAVVGDVNDAVNIGLVANVVKTATYYSYERLWDRITWGVSDSA
- a CDS encoding SelT/SelW/SelH family protein, whose translation is MTDVEIEYCVPCGMLERAQTVQTAILEEFGMEVDSVSLVTGDAGIFEVRADGDVVFDKESDEFDVDAIVESVGDRVGATA
- a CDS encoding class I SAM-dependent methyltransferase, producing the protein MTDDPSPDPPPHVQRAAVRDGYDGMAAAYSRERDAPEAPLVASFLDPLDDGDRLLDAGCGQGTPVLNRVPAGVDAVGVDLSTSMLGLARQRADAALVRGDLTRLPVAADAVDAVTALHSVIHVPVSEHPAVFQEFARVLRPGGRLYLTAATGEDGWSGANEDWLGSGELMAWSFPGIDRTRGQLREAGFRVTAERVLDDTVADDDDGGAWTHLFARLAKE
- a CDS encoding DUF7546 family protein, which encodes MSTGTFPLAGVDLSVSRRDLLVAALAVNVELAAVVAYFLFTNASVSSPLFTLYGLIWVNLALVVGARYRPPAGDAKTRRRAIVVAVGYALLLAVFGGVVGVAPPRTTPGVELALLPPGWGPALIVNVGVAAAVLMPAKVLGYGALAYLLYGAVVDAGGSGVAGVLGLFSCLSCSLPILAGVAASLVGGGAFVAAAIAGIGYGPSTLVFVVTVALLWWRPGVDLLR
- the cyoE gene encoding heme o synthase; this encodes MGVYLLLVVGATTAVTDAATACTAWPACGNGFGLPTEPAGWVALGHRAVAVAVGVLVLATGVAAWRARPSRRVAAPLVGAFLLYPAQSLLGAYVATGGRQTLAVVAGVPVALSAVHLAGGLAVFFGLLAALAWELEDRTGDPDDDPAVAPGGPEPAAEPLTSEDRPPVPSWRADPVRRARLTAAAYFRLMKPRLMWLLCLVASAAMALAGGPGLSVPVVAATLAGGALSIGASGTFNHVFERDIDRRMQRTSDRPLAVDLVSVRNAVAFGLLLTVISVGLFAWVNPLAAVLGFVAIVFYSVVYTLVLKPNTVQNTVIGGAAGALPALIGWAAVTGEIGVGGIALAALIFLWTPAHFYNLALAYKDDYERGGFPMMPVVRGETATRRHIVWYFGATLAVAAAMVGLGRLDWLYALAGVAVGAVFLWAIVRLHYERDEAAAFRAFHASNAYLGVVLLAVVVDALAL
- a CDS encoding AI-2E family transporter — encoded protein: MALSDVDWSRTAWWGIGAVLGAALVYVVYSFVGTFVFGVFIYYATRPLYNRVRKRIPQSSVAAAVAIFAMTLPALLLAGYALLIVANQIRELDIAGNGYLDQLPFTEETLDMLTDPSQIAAVDWQRYVTIDTVSGTLNSLAQAADTVAFLGTGAIHLFVMLAVAFYLLRDGGRLGRYLVRFTDQGGIVDAYGLAVDRDLKSIFFGNILNAIVTGTIAVIVYSVLNVFAPDGGAIPAAGLVGLLAGVASLIPIVGMKLVYFPVTGFMAVRAVVNDVSGGLAFVLVFALASLIIVDTIPDLVLRPYVSGRSLHVGAVMLAYTLGPLLFGWYGIFLMPVLLVLIVHFVRIVFPELLAGEPLRPYAVDPTYLTDEEPRAVSSDPGSAPAAVEDGSGPHGAEKPGEPTPEDSSDDA
- the coxB gene encoding cytochrome c oxidase subunit II: MTRTRLGSLLVGLAGLMLFATPVAAQASTTAELINGLNTDLLYVAVPITLLVEIILIYTVLKFKDSDEPAPTRENRRLEITWTVATAVILLFVGVASYGVLANPDVTYTGGPEEIDAADGDVHVEAVAYQWNWRMNYQTSNISELTASDVDTSIVPQADGVEGPVIVVPEGQDLYFTTASDDVIHGFSVPALGLKQDAVPGQTNTLKTVAQETGTYQGYCTEYCGVAHSNMYFTVIVVEQGTYDEFVDSQTASGDESASLATPAGLGA
- a CDS encoding ABC transporter permease, encoding MSRAGRIRAETLAATRSFLRRRTAVFFTFFFPLLLVLIFGVLVRTQPGGGGLFSQPDAYYLPGYLATVVLFTPLSRVGSEIARHRDGHRFEKLATTPLTRAEWLLAHTLVNVGVIGVASLLVFALVVLVTGATIPISADLLFLVPFIVVGVVLFCGVGSVLGRVSDTQDGVIAASNSIALPLLFLSDTFVSPELLPEWFLPAVNLSPLTYFSRGVRALTFATPESGGIAGLGATANLAILAALAGVAFAVGAAAVPRGE